One Syngnathus acus chromosome 13, fSynAcu1.2, whole genome shotgun sequence genomic window carries:
- the LOC119132037 gene encoding Down syndrome cell adhesion molecule-like protein 1 homolog isoform X1 translates to MWLVTLLLLYSLQEVNSEDVVSTRLYFVNASLQRVTFSSSVGVSLPCPAGGAPHAVLRWYLAAGDDIYDVPHIRHVHANGTLQLFSFSPSAYNSIIHDNEYFCTAENQAGKIRSPSIHIKAVFREPYTVRVADQRSMRGNVAVFKCLIPSAVQEYVSVVSWEKDTVSIVPGNRFFLTSFGALYISEVQKEDALSTYRCITKHKYSGETRQSNGARLSVMDPTESTPSLLDSFQSGEMKAGHSVELPCTASGYPNPAIRWLKDGRPLPVDSRWTRRITGLTISDLRLEDSGNYICEVTNSFGSKEVTGHLNIIEPLRVTLSPKNLKTGISSTVILSCAVQGSPHYTVSWYRNTEPILPDQHFSIQGAHNETLFISAAQKRHSGAYQCFATRKGQTAQDFSIILLEDGTPRIVASFSEKVVVPGEPFSLMCTAKGAPPPTITWTLDDEPVARDLSRVRASQYTHSDGSTVSYVNVSNPQIRDGGLYRCAARNSAGSAEYQARINVRGNPRIRPMKNITAVAGRSSFVNCRVIGYPYYSINWYKEGLLLPDNHRQVVFENGTLKLTDVQKGMDEGAYICSVLIQPQLFIKQTVYITVKVPPLIQPFDFPPTSIGKLMYIACVVASGDMPIRITWRKDGQEIVPSSGITIDTKEFMSSLQISKVSLKHNGNYTCIASNDAATVSTERQLTVTVPPRFVVQPNNQDGIYGKSGILNCSVDGYPPPKVMWKHGKSALAGIGNPQQYHPVPLTGRIQIMNNGSLLIRHVLEEDRGFYLCQASNGVGSDISKSMALTVKIPAMITSHPNTTMAKKGHVKELNCTARGEWPIIIRWERGDTVIDPDRNPRYSITTSPNEKTDEVLSTLKLKPAEREDSVFFSCHAINSYGEGRGLIQLTVQEPPDPPELEVREVKDRSMNLRWTQRFDGNSVITSYDIEYKNKTDTWELKHATRNISPTNNQANIVDLHPASVYSIRMYSYNAIGKSEASKELTISTEEAQPDGPPMDVILQPVTSQSIRVTWKAPRKELQNGVIRGYQIGYRENGPGSNGQYSIVEMKATGDSEVYTLDNLKKFAQYGVVVQAFNRAGTGPSSSEINATTLEDVPSQPPQNVRAISVTSDEAVISWVEPPRMTLHGVLKGYRVIFWAVFPDGEWGEMQNITTTKEQVELRGLEKFTNYSIQVLAYTQAGDGVRSNVLYIQTREDYPGPPAGIKAVPSSASSVVVSWLPPHKPNGIIRKYTIYCLSPGSGRPMPSEYEANPELVFYRISHLNHRQQYLIWAAAVTTAGRGNFSDKVTVEPAAKAPAKILSFGGTVTTPWMKEVRLPCNSVGEPTPTIKWTKDSENTAIPVSLDGQRLIMTNGTLVLRTVKAEDSGYYTCTATNTLGFDTIIVNLLVQVPPDQPRLTVSTTSTSSITLAWIPGDNGGSSIRGFVLQYSVDNTEEWKDVFISSTERSFKLDNLRCGTWYKVKLAAKNSVGAGRISEIIEAKTHGREPQFNKDQPVFTHINSSHARLNLQGWASGGCPIGAVTLEFRPKGTWVWQNVRTNATTDVFLAELREATWYELKMKACNSAGCGNQSSQFATLDYDGSTIPPIKSPLEKNDDVKKLFSIGCPVILVTLGVALLFIIRKKRKEKRLKRLRDAKSLAEMLISKNNRSFDTPVKGPPQGPRLHIDIPRVQLLIEDKEGIKQIGEDKATVPVTDTEFNQAGNPQSFCAGVSVHHPALIQNTGPLIDMSDIRPGTNPVSRKSVKSAHSIRNRYSSQWTLTKCQASTPARVLASDWRTVSSQHGITVTESDSYSASLSQDTDKGRNSMVSTESASSTYEELARAYEHAKLEEHLQHAKFEITECFISDSSSDQMTTGTNDNADSMTSMSTPSEPGICRFTASPPKPQDYDRGKNVAVPIPHRAKSDYCNIPLYMKSDPFFRKQSEHHDPCPVVPPREASIRGLAQRAYHTQGRHMTMDSAKQQALTMGHSGLSNLTSSGASSGGASGGGGGGMSASSSSSTLPQRTLTMPGSSATGVQSAAAAAAATAAAATGASSSSGGAVGATGGTPGGASSSSSKMGGSRDSLLESSSSGLGRLQKQRDGGTGAYSKSYTLV, encoded by the exons GTAACCGTTTCTTCTTGACCTCATTTGGAGCACTGTACATCTCCGAGGTGCAGAAGGAAGACGCTCTGTCCACCTACCGCTGTATCACCAAGCACAAGTACAGCGGCGAGACCCGACAGAGTAATGGAGCCCGGCTCTCTGTTATGG ACCCTACGGAGTCCACCCCGTCACTACTGGACAGTTTCCAGTCCGGTGAGATGAAGGCAGGGCACAGCGTGGAGCTGCCCTGCACCGCATCCGGCTACCCAAACCCGGCAATCAGGTGGTTGAAGGATGGCCGGCCGCTGCCGGTGGACTCCCGCTGGACCCGCCGTATCACGGGCCTCACCATTTCGGACTTGAGGCTGGAAGACAGCGGCAACTACATCTGCGAggtcaccaacagcttcggCTCCAAAGAGGTGACGGGTCACCTCAACATCATTG AGCCCCTTCGGGTCACCTTGTCCCCCAAGAACCTCAAGACGGGCATCAGCAGCACGGTCATCCTATCCTGCGCCGTCCAGGGTTCTCCTCACTACACCGTGTCGTGGTACCGTAACACCGAGCCCATCCTGCCTGACCAGCACTTCTCCATCCAAGGCGCTCACAACGAGACCTTGTTCATTTCGGCGGCTCAGAAGAGACACTCGGGAGCTTACCAGTGCTTTGCCACGCGCAAGGGCCAGACCGCCCAGGACTTCTCCATCATACTGCTGGAAG aTGGTACCCCACGAATCGTGGCTTCCTTCAGTGAGAAGGTGGTAGTCCCAGGCGAGCCCTTTTCCCTGATGTGCACCGCCAAAGGAGCGCCTCCGCCGACCATCACCTGGACCCTGGACGACGAGCCGGTGGCCCGCGATTTGTCCCGCGTGCGAGCCAGTCAGTACACGCACTCGGACGGGAGCACCGTGAGCTACGTCAACGTCAGCAACCCGCAGATTCGCGACGGAGGATTGTATCGGTGCGCCGCACGAAACTCGGCCGGTAGCGCCGAGTACCAAGCGCGCATAAACGTAAGAG GCAATCCAAGGATTCGACCGATGAAGAACATCACGGCCGTGGCAGGACGAAGCTCTTTTGTGAACTGCCGAGTGATCGGCTACCCGTATTACTCCATCAACTGGTACAAGGAgggacttctgctacctgacaACCATCGCCAG gtggtGTTTGAAAACGGTACCCTGAAGCTTACTGATGTCCAAAAGGGGATGGACGAGGGAGCTTACATCTGCAGTGTACTCATACAACCTCAGTTGTTCATCAAGCAAACTGTTTACATCACAGTCAAAG TTCCTCCGCTGATCCAGCCTTTTGACTTCCCGCCGACCTCCATCGGCAAGTTGATGTACATCGCTTGCGTGGTGGCGTCCGGCGACATGCCCATCCGCATCACGTGGCGCAAGGACGGCCAGGAGATCGTGCCTTCCTCGGGCATCACCATCGACACCAAGGAGTTCATGAGCTCCTTGCAGATCTCCAAGGTGTCGCTGAAGCACAACGGCAACTACACCTGCATCGCCAGCAACGACGCTGCCACTGTGAGCACTGAGAGGCAGCTCACTGTCACAG TGCCTCCTCGTTTTGTGGTGCAGCCCAACAACCAGGACGGAATCTACGGGAAGTCGGGTATTCTCAACTGCTCAGTTGACGGCTACCCTCCTCCCAAGGTCATGTGGAAGCACGGCAAAAGCGCACTAG CGGGCATCGGGAACCCGCAGCAGTACCACCCCGTGCCTCTGACGGGCCGAATCCAGATCATGAACAATGGTTCGCTACTCATCCGTCACGTCCTGGAAGAGGATCGTGGCTTCTACTTGTGTCAGGCCTCCAACGGGGTGGGCTCCGACATCAGCAAGAGCATGGCGCTCACTGTTAAGA TCCCAGCCATGATCACAAGTCACCCCAACACCACCATGGCCAAGAAGGGTCACGTTAAGGAGCTGAACTGCACGGCGAGGGGGGAATGGCCTATCATCATCCGCTGGGAGCGAGGCGACACGGTCATCGACCCTGACCGCAATCCCCGCTACTCTATTACCACCAGCCCCAACGAGAAGACGGACGAGGTGTTGTCCACTCTCAAG CTAAAACCAGCAGAACGTGAGGACTCGGTCTTCTTCTCCTGTCACGCCATCAACTCGTACGGTGAAGGACGAGGCCTCATCCAGCTCACCGTGCAAG AGCCCCCGGATCCTCCCGAACTTGAGGTGCGTGAAGTCAAAGATCGCAGTATGAACCTACGATGGACGCAGAGGTTTGACGGGAACAGCGTCATCACCTCCTATGACATTGAATACAAGAACAAGACAG ATACCTGGGAGCTGAAGCACGCGACTCGAAACATTTCCCCCACTAACAATCAGGCCAACATTGTGGACCTCCACCCGGCGTCGGTCTACAGCATCCGCATGTACTCCTACAACGCCATCGGGAAGAGCGAGGCCAGTAAGGAGCTCACGATCAGCACGGAGGAAGCTC AGCCCGACGGTCCTCCCATGGATGTGATCCTGCAGCCGGTGACCTCTCAAAGCATCAGGGTCACTTGGAAG GCTCCCAGGAAGGAGCTACAAAACGGAGTGATCCGAGGTTACCAAATTGGTTACAGAGAAAACGGTCCGGGCAGCAACGGCCAATACAGCATTGTGGAGATGAAGGCCACCGGAGATAGCGAGGTGTACACATTGGACAACCTGAAGAAGTTTGCCCAGTACGGCGTGGTGGTTCAGGCCTTCAATAGAGCTGGCACCGGGCCCTCCAGCTCCGAGATCAATGCGACCACTCTCGAAGACG TTCCCAGCCAACCTCCTCAGAATGTGCGCGCAATCTCCGTCACCTCAGATGAGGCGGTCATCTCTTGGGTGGAACCCCCCAGGATGACCCTGCACGGCGTTCTGAAGGGCTACCGTGTCATCTTTTGGGCCGTCTTCCCCGACGGAG AATGGGGTGAAATGCAAAACATCACCACAACCAAGGAGCAGGTGGAGCTCAGAGGTCTGGAGAAGTTCACCAACTACAGCATCCAGGTGCTGGCCTACACACAGGCTGGCGATGGCGTACGCAGCAATGTCCTGTACATCCAGACCCGGGAAGACT ACCCCGGGCCCCCAGCTGGCATCAAAGCTGTGCCCTCCTCTGCCAGCAGTGTGGTGGTATCTTGGTTACCCCCCCATAAACCAAATGGAATCATCCGCAAGTACACCATCTACTGCTTGAGCCCCGGATCAGGCCGACCG ATGCCCAGCGAATACGAAGCCAACCCGGAGCTGGTCTTCTACCGCATCAGCCACCTCAACCACAGGCAGCAGTACTTGATCTGGGCTGCGGCCGTCACCACCGCAGGACGCGGAAACTTCAGCGACAAGGTCACCGTTGAGCCCGCCGCCAAGG CCCCTGCTAAGATCCTATCATTCGGAGGTACGGTGACCACCCCGTGGATGAAAGAAGTACGGCTGCCTTGCAACTCTGTAGGCGAACCAACACCGACCATCAAATGGACCAAAGACAG CGAGAACACAGCCATCCCGGTGTCTCTGGACGGACAGCGTCTCATCATGACCAACGGCACACTGGTGCTACGCACTGTCAAGGCTGAAGATTCGGGCTACTACACCTGCACGGCCACCAACACGTTGGGCTTTGACACCATCATCGTTAATCTTTTAGTGCAAG TTCCTCCGGACCAGCCTCGGCTCACCGTGTCCACCACCTCTACTTCCTCCATCACTCTGGCCTGGATACCAGGAGATAACGGAGGCAGCTCTATCAGGG GATTTGTGCTTCAGTACTCTGTGGACAACACAGAAGAGTGGAAAGATGTGTTCATCAGCTCTACCGAGCGCTCTTTTAAACTGGACAACCTGCGCTGCGGCACTTGGTACAAAGTCAAGCTGGCGGCAAAGAACAGCGTCGGAGCGGGACGCATCAGTGAGATCATCGAGGCCAAGACGCACGGCCGAG AGCCCCAGTTCAACAAGGACCAACCCGTTTTCACCCACATCAACTCCAGTCACGCCCGCCTCAACCTGCAGGGCTGGGCCAGCGGCGGCTGTCCGATCGGCGCCGTGACACTCGAGTTTCGCCCGAAAG GTACGTGGGTGTGGCAGAACGTGCGCACCAACGCCACCACAGACGTGTTCCTGGCCGAGCTGCGTGAGGCCACCTGGTACGAACTGAAGATGAAAGCTTGTAACAGTGCCGGCTGCGGAAACCAGAGCTCCCAGTTTGCCACGCTGGATTACGACGGCA GCACAATTCCTCCCATCAAGTCGCCCTTGGAAAAGAACGACGACGTCAAGAAGCTGTTTTCTATCGGCTGCCCGGTGATCTTGGTCACTCTTGGTGTGGcgctcctcttcatcatccGCAAGAAACGCAAAGAAAAGAGGCTGAAGAGACTGCGAG aTGCCAAAAGCCTAGCAGAGATGCTGATCAG tAAAAACAACCGAAGCTTTGACACGCCAGTGAAGGGCCCGCCTCAGGGCCCGCGCTTGCACATCGACATCCCGAGAGTGCAGCTGCTGATCGAAGACAAAGAGGGCATCAAGCAGATCG GCGAGGACAAGGCCACCGTACCTGTGACCGACACGGAGTTCAATCAGGCCGGGAACCCGCAAAGCTTCTGCGCAGGTGTGTCCGTTCACCACCCTGCTCTCATCCAGAACACTGGTCCTTTGATTGACATGTCAGACATCAGACCAGGAACCA ATCCGGTTTCCAGGAAGAGTGTCAAATCGGCCCACAGCATCAGGAACCGCTACTCCAGTCAGTGGACTCTGACTAAGTGTCAGGCTTCCACGCCGGCTCGGGTTCTCGCCTCGGACTGGCGTACGGTCAGCTCGCAGCACGGCATCACCGTCACCGAGAGCGACAGCTACAGCGCCAGCCTCTCGCAGGACACAG ATAAGGGTCGTAACAGCATGGTGTCAACGGAGAGCGCCTCGTCCACCTACGAGGAGCTGGCCAGGGCGTACGAGCACGCCAAGCTGGAGGAGCATCTGCAGCACGCCAAATTCGAGATCACCGAGTGCTTCATCTCCGACAGCTCCTCCGACCAGATGACCACGGGCACCAACGACAACGCCGACAGCATGACGTCCATGAGCACGCCCTCCGAGCCCGGCATCTGCCGCTTCACCGCCTCGCCGCCCAAGCCCCAGGACTACGATCGCGGCAAGAATGTAGCCGTGCCCATCCCGCACCGCGCCAAGA GTGACTACTGCAACATCCCCCTCTACATGAAGTCAGACCCCTTCTTCCGAAAGCAGTCCGAGCACCATGACCCGTGTCCAGTGGTTCCCCCCCGCGAAGCCTCCATCCGCGGCCTGGCCCAGCGGGCGTACCACACCCAAGGCCGTCACATGACTATGGACTCTGCAAAGCAGCAAGCCCTAACCATGGGCCACTCTGGCCTGTCCAACCTCACCTCCTCTGGGGCGTCTTCTGGAGGAGCCtctggaggaggtggaggcggCATGTCCGCCAGCTCCAGCAGCTCCACGCTCCCACAGAGGACTCTCACCATGCCGGGCTCCTCGGCAACAGGGGTCCAGAGCGCcgcggccgccgccgcagctaccgccgccgccgccaccgggGCGTCATCATCCTCCGGCGGGGCTGTGGGGGCCACAGGAGGCACGCCAGGTGgcgcctcttcctcctcctccaagaTGGGAGGATCCAGAGACTCTCTTTTGGAGAGCAGCTCGTCAGGCTTGGGCAGACTACAGAAGCAGAGGGATGGTGGCACCGGGGCTTACTCCAAGTCGTACACACTGGTCTAG